AAAACGTAATGGTCATTATGGTGTCTCTATCTTCTTTTTGTTTTGTTTGGAGTGGACACATCAAGACTACTGCCTTTACCTACTGAAATTAATCTGTTTTTGGATGGAAACCATTTATATTGATTGTGAGCTGTCCCGGGGAGTAGAATTAGTAACATGCCACCGTATGTCCTCTCATTTTCAGTAGAGTACAACACGTTTTCGCCTAAGATTACGGTACCAAAAAACGACGAGTCCACACTAAACCACATAAAAGTTGAATTGCATGATTGGAGTAACAAAACCAATTTTCCTGGATGATGAGTACATTTCTTGATCACACTGATTTACTTGACACGAGAACAAGAGTGGTGGAGTAACTAATCATGGACGATGGGACGCTGGTTGTGAACGATGAACGCAGGTGGCGTGACCTCCATGGACGACTTCTTGATCAAGTTCTTCCCGGACGTGTACAACCGGAAGCACGCGCACCTGCACGAGACGGACTACTGCAAGTACGACAACCAGGTGCTGACGCTCTTCACGTCGTCGCTCTACTTCGCCGGCCTGGTGTCCACCTTCGGGGCCTCCTACGTGACCAAGCGCCACGGCCGGCGCGGCAGCATCATGGTGGGCGCCGTCAGCTTCTTCCTGGGCGGCGCCGTGAACGCCGCGGCCGTGAACGTGGCCATGCTCATCGTCGGCCGCGTCCtcctcggcgtcggcatcggcttcGGCAACCAGGCCGTGCCGCTCTACCTGTCCGAGATCGCGCCCTTCAAGATCCGCGGCGCCGTGAACCAGCTCTTCCAGCTCACCACCTGCCTCGGCATCCTCGTCGCCAACGTCATCAACTACTTCACCGACCGGATCCACCCGTGGGGGTGGCGCCTCTCGCTGGGCCTCGCCGTGGTCCCCGCCACCGCCATCTTCGTCGGCGCGCTGTTCCTGCCGGAGACGCCCAACAGCCTGGTGGAGCGCGGGCGGCTGGAGGAGGCCCGGCGCGTGCTGGAGAAGGTGCGCGGGACGCACAAGGTGGACGCCGAGTTCGAGGACCTCAAggaggcgagcgaggcggcgcgggcggtgcGCGGCACGTTCCGGAACCTGCTGGCCGTGCGGAACCGGCCGCAGCTCATCATCGGCGCGCTGGGCATCCCGGCGTTCCAGCAGCTGTCCGGCATGAACTCCATCCTCTTCTACTCGCCGGTCATCTTCCAGAGCCTGGGGTTCGGCTCCTCCGCGGCGCTCTACTCCTCCATCATCACCGGGTCGATGCTGGTGGTGGGCGCGCTGGTGTCCATGCTGGTGGTGGACCGGCTGGGGCGGCGGGTGCTGTTCATCGAGGCCGGGGCGCAGATGATCGCGTCCATGGTGGTGGTGGCGACGATCCTGGCGCTCAAGTTCGGACACGGGGAGGAGCTGTCCAAGGGCGTGagcacggtgctggtggtggcCATCTGCTTGTTCGTGGTGGCGTACGGGTGGTCGTGGGGGCCGCTGGGGTGGCTGGTGCCGAGCGAGCTGTTCCCGCTGGAGATGCGGTCGGCGGGGCAGAGCGTGGTGGTGTGCGTGAACCTCTTCTGGACGGCGGCCGTGGCGCAGTGCTTCCTGGCGGCCATGTGCCACCTCCGGTGGGGGGTGTTCATCCTCTTCGCGGCGCTCATCGTGGTCATGTCCATCTTCGTCATCCTGCTGCTGCCGGAGACGAAGCAGGTGCCCATCGAGGAGATATGGCTGCTGTTCGACAAGCACTGGTACTGGAAGCGGGTGGTCACCAAGGACCCCAAGTACCAGGGCCACCACCAGCGCCAGgaaatggccgccgccgccgccggtgccgtCAAGCCCGTCGGCACCTCGGAATAGATCGATCCATGATGCGTGTTTTAATAAGATTTACTACAATGCATTGGTGGGTGCATAGGTCGTGCTATATAGGAACTGCTTGTGTGTGTTAACTTGTCCAAGACCTCGTGTTCTTACGCCTTAGTAATCTTATTACGAATTCGATTGGGATTCGGTCTGTCGGAAGGTGTGACTGGTGGTGGAGGTCAGATGCAAAAGCATGCAAGTTTATGTGTGACATTACGTTGTGCTCTCGTCTCGCTATCGCTATGATGCACTGACACTGTGTGTGTTGTGCATTTTTCTTTAATCTCGTTGTGAATGTCATGGTAACGTAATGATCATATCCTCGACTTGAGATACAGTACGTACTACTGTATTAGTAGTATATATTATCTGAACGCGACTACAGATTTATTTGTTTGCAGTCAAAGCGGCGCGATTATCTTGGACCGTTGAGTTTTTGACCTTTTCTGGTTCAAACGGAAAGGTGTGTCTCACTCGCTGTAGTTTATTAGTCAGGGCATGCTTATCCGTGGGTCAGAGATGAATCTGTCCGTCTCACTCGCCGTGAGCTGAGCGTCAAATCTGGTGACGCAGTTGACGTTTACGTAAAGATTTTTCCTGCTATCTGTCCCCCTCGGTTCTGATATTTTAAGTGGCTTTCTTTCAGCTGAAACAAGATGCCGACAATGGCAGCGAGCATCCTAGTTTACGATAGATCCGAGATTTTGGCTTAAATTTGCCTCAAGTCAACCTCGAAATATTGTAGTGTATGCGTTTCGTTTCTTCTCTTGTGTCACTGGACTATTCTATTGTGTCTGATGATTAATCTCTTTGCAGCCATCAAACTTGACCTTCTCGGTAGCCATGTGGTTGATCAAGTACTTGTCTATCGTTAGGACTTGCTTGTCGTGATCAAAGTTCTGAAAGATCCATCCAACTGCAACCCCGGGTTTGTAGGGAGTCTTCTGTGCACAGGCTGGAAATGTGAGGTCTTCGTTTTCTTCATGACACAGGCATGAACAGTTCCGTAGCATCAATGACTTGACTCACATGTTAGAGCTGAGCTGAATAAGAATTCATACGAATGCGTCTGCAACGCCGACCAACCCCTCGTTTGTCATGCCAGACAAGCACACCCCTCATATCCAAACTTTCGTATTCATGCAAAGTCATACACGTCCATCATAGAGCTTTCATGCCAAATAAACCACAATTCTACACACGCTAAACAAACACCAACAATTTATACATAGATAGGCAATATACGAATGAATCAAAGCCTCCATTGTTACGCTCGTTGATCCTCTTTCTTCATGTTAATCAACTACTTCTTGCTTTCCTCATCCTAGAGGCTACTGTCCTACAGTACGATACTATGATTCTCGACTACTCTTTGCCTTGCAAGCCTCAACTTCTCTCTCAAATCATTAACTCGTATTGCATTGTTGTCGCCTTCTCAAGCTTTTATTTTTGTACATTTCTTTTGCTTATACAAGTCTAccttctccctctcttctcttTCATCCTCTCCCGCTCGAACTCCATCATTTACCTTTGCACATCCAAGCATgtatctctcctcctcctccttggcgaaAAAATGTTTGTCCATGCGACGAACATTTTGCTTGCCGCAACGTCACATGTGGCCCTCTTcttctcccacttgtttcccaTCATTTGCAGCTTCCACTTTGGCACGGTCGTTTTTACGTCCGCCCATCCACGTTTCTCCTCTTCGTCATCCAATCCAATAGATTATTGGGAGTTTGGGCCATAGTTTTCCTTCAACTTCTTGGTGGGGTTTTTGAGCTCATCGAGGACGAGTTGCCACTTTGGTTTTCCATTCAATTTCAACCAGCAGTTGGGACAAAGTGAATGGATTGCCCTCAATTTGGTTGTACAAAGCGGCCGCCAACCATAACTAGCAAAACAATAATCACTCAAAACAATGCAACAAATGAAGCTAGCAATACAAATGATGAcaatgtgaagcaattcaaactaCATGTCTTGACTGTCATGCCACTTTGGTTTTGGTCAACCACTTGTGAATAAAACTGCAAAACTTGTTGACGCTCTCTTGGATGGGGAACCATCTATGTCGGAGAAAGCCCTCATTGCGGATGGTATGGATTGGGTGCGGCTCCACACAGTTCTTGTGTTCATGGTAGTGTTTGTGGGGTTTTTTTGCCAATATTTGACGCCTTTTGCTCAGTTTCACAAATTGGATCCATGCTTGTGGCCAACCAAGTTTCACACAACAAAATATTCTCATTCCTTGTAAATAGCGGACCTCTTGCCTTTGCTACCTTCTCTTTTTAGTGTACGGTGTCTGCCCAACATTAAACATAGGGGAATTGATATCACCCAAGTCATAAGGCATAGGCTCTTGACCATATTTATCACACTCAACATGTACGCGTCCTATAATATGCATCACAATGAAACTACCATCCCTAAGTTTGATCCAATGGTATGTGCAACAAATGAAGCAAGCGATACTATGTCATATGGGGAAAAAATGTACCCTGTCTTGGTCGTCCATTTCATCGAACAACACATGGGCATACCTGGCGTCGATGTTTCCTGGCGTTGTACACTGCCTTTGGAGTTGCGATGAGTCATACACACTGTCGGTGGCGGCATCCTCTTCCGTCCCGCCATCCGGATGCCCGACCACTAGTAGGCCGAAGCGGAGTCGTACATGGCCGAAGGCTTGTTCCTTCTCGTGTTCATGACGGACGGCACGAAGCGGAGTCGTGCATGGCCGAAGGCTTGTTCCTTCTCGTGTTCATGACGGATGGCACGAAGCCGGTCACCAAACCATACACGCCCAAGTCCATGTCACTGGCCTTCTCCACAACTTCCCATACGTGTTGCCGGGCACGCCAATCCCTCAGTGTGTCATTCTCCTCCTTGCAAGAGACGATGGTAGGGACCCCATGGACTATGTCGAGGCATGGTCCATGGCACGCGTGGGGTACGGGGTACTCTGCGTCGCATTGAGGATAACGGATGGGGATGGCGGCGCGGACTGGGGAGCAAGGGGAGGGTGACGATTTGGACACGAGAAAAGAAGACGTACACATGAAAGGACAGtcaatttggtgaacttgtcaatttGGAGTAGGTCCGAGCTAGACATGCCCTATGCGTCCCCAAGTCCGCTGACATAGTGGCTGGGAGGTCTGGTTGGATGATGATTTTGTGACCAGACAATGACGAGTCAGACATGTTCAGGGAGGGTTTGAGggtctggttgtagatgctcttagactAGACAGCATCCACATCCAAAGCACCAACAATCACAATTTATGCTCTCATTTTGTTCTCTGCAATCTCCTGGAGACAAGAAATGCAGATTTTCCTATCAAAATTTTGGAAAAATCTCAAGCAGGAACTTGTCGCCGACGCTTTGACTTCACTACCAGTACATTTCAAGTTTCGCCCAGAGACTTTTTGATAATTTAGTTCTATGCTCATATGGTTGCTGCGCTTGGAACACTTCCACCGACTTTTCAGCTCAATAACAGGCGAGTTTTTTTTTCTGCTTAGCATGTTTCTTCAACATGCATGACTCCGTTACATCCACCAAACAAGCATAATAACAGTCACGTCTAACACAAATGCGATACATTTCCTGGGTACATGCCACATCCTTCAGACTGTGCAACGGCATTCAGGGTAATTGGGCAAGAGTCGGAACCAGAGCTCCACATAGCAGACCTTACTTGCACCTTGGGAAATGGGTATTATCAACATAGCCTCCCGACATCGCCGTTTGAACATTTCTCTGGAACTTCTGTGGGTTGTCTCGGAGGACGGCCGCAGCTTCATGATTCAAGGGGTCCTCGTCATTGGGTTGCTGCAGAAAAGAATTAAGAAGATGGTTAGTGGCCAGGTACATGGTAATACAAAAGGCAAGCAGTGACTTGTCTTCCCTCAAGATAAACTTGCACCAGAAGCTACACATAAACCCAACATAAATTCATGCAACTGCGCCATTTAAAAAATTTGAATGAAGAATCGGTGGGTAGCTGGGTGCACAGTTTTGAATATGATACTTACTGAGAAAAGAAGGTTTAAACCATATATTATGGTGTTGATGTTCAAGACAGGCTTCCAGTCTTCACGCAGAATGTTCAGGCAGACATTTCCTTCTAGGTCAATATTAGGATGGTAAACCTGAAAGTTACTACATTAGCAATAACCAACTTATGATGATGATTGACAGGAGTCAGATTGTGTTACCTTAGTCTTGCACTTGACCTTCGGAGCCTCGTGAGGGTAGGAAGGAGATACTTGGAAGGTGAAAGTAAATGTCCCACCTCTAAGAAACAAGACATATTATGGATATTAGAATAATTGACTGATGTTGTTTCGATGAACTGGTAAGGTGTACAATAGTGTACAAAAACAAAATTCTTTGACAATTATGAAGGGGCCAACACAAATAGAGTTTT
This window of the Triticum aestivum cultivar Chinese Spring chromosome 5D, IWGSC CS RefSeq v2.1, whole genome shotgun sequence genome carries:
- the LOC123121260 gene encoding sugar transport protein 14, producing the protein MAGGFAGVEAGGGRAEQYEGRITPYFILACIVGSFGGSLFGYDLGVSSGVTSMDDFLIKFFPDVYNRKHAHLHETDYCKYDNQVLTLFTSSLYFAGLVSTFGASYVTKRHGRRGSIMVGAVSFFLGGAVNAAAVNVAMLIVGRVLLGVGIGFGNQAVPLYLSEIAPFKIRGAVNQLFQLTTCLGILVANVINYFTDRIHPWGWRLSLGLAVVPATAIFVGALFLPETPNSLVERGRLEEARRVLEKVRGTHKVDAEFEDLKEASEAARAVRGTFRNLLAVRNRPQLIIGALGIPAFQQLSGMNSILFYSPVIFQSLGFGSSAALYSSIITGSMLVVGALVSMLVVDRLGRRVLFIEAGAQMIASMVVVATILALKFGHGEELSKGVSTVLVVAICLFVVAYGWSWGPLGWLVPSELFPLEMRSAGQSVVVCVNLFWTAAVAQCFLAAMCHLRWGVFILFAALIVVMSIFVILLLPETKQVPIEEIWLLFDKHWYWKRVVTKDPKYQGHHQRQEMAAAAAGAVKPVGTSE
- the LOC123121261 gene encoding NEDD8-conjugating enzyme Ubc12, which gives rise to MINLFKIKGQKNEEAANSKGGPPVKKQSPGELRLHKDIAELNLPKTTKISFPNGKDDLMNFEATLRPDEGYYVGGTFTFTFQVSPSYPHEAPKVKCKTKVYHPNIDLEGNVCLNILREDWKPVLNINTIIYGLNLLFSQPNDEDPLNHEAAAVLRDNPQKFQRNVQTAMSGGYVDNTHFPRCK